In a genomic window of Bacteroidales bacterium:
- a CDS encoding DUF1062 domain-containing protein, with product MKKEYIWEINVKNTPLLKRKCNHCNGDRFYCSNKFRMNSQKRNIDIWLIYRCTKCDSTYNLTILSRTKPEAIKKDLFLKFSENDEATAWEYAFSSETVRKNNVELDDHSVEYEIAYDNISINDILNVEDKAIAFKIKANYKFGLKLSSVIKTCLGISTNQFNRMIETDEIYVLQGYSLKKHKVRDGDIVWINKEKLQSIYKRDNTIDSCKTGD from the coding sequence ATGAAAAAAGAATATATATGGGAAATAAATGTTAAAAACACCCCTTTGTTAAAAAGAAAATGTAATCACTGTAATGGTGACAGGTTTTATTGCAGTAACAAATTCAGGATGAATTCTCAGAAAAGAAATATTGATATATGGTTGATTTACCGATGTACAAAATGTGATAGTACATATAATCTGACCATATTATCGCGTACAAAACCCGAAGCAATAAAAAAAGATTTATTTCTCAAATTCTCAGAGAATGACGAAGCGACCGCGTGGGAATATGCTTTCTCTTCTGAGACAGTAAGAAAAAACAATGTTGAATTGGATGATCACTCTGTCGAATATGAGATTGCATATGACAATATTTCAATAAATGATATTTTAAACGTTGAGGATAAGGCAATAGCATTTAAGATTAAAGCTAATTATAAATTCGGGCTAAAATTATCTTCTGTCATCAAAACATGTTTAGGGATATCGACAAATCAATTTAACCGGATGATTGAAACAGATGAAATTTATGTACTGCAAGGCTATTCACTCAAAAAACACAAAGTCAGGGATGGAGATATTGTATGGATAAATAAGGAGAAGTTGCAAAGCATATATAAACGGGATAATACCATAGATTCATGCAAAACCGGGGATTAA
- a CDS encoding class I SAM-dependent methyltransferase, which yields MSNKNKTIELHSNDLMLDQMSEHTSSSPNRTIHEFDLSLICEFFSNMERQGPGSPEVTLKALSFIDNLTEKSRIADLGCGTGGQTMVLAQHAPGHFTGLDLFPEFIDIFNRNAERLGLQDRVKGIAGSMDDLPFQHEELDLIWSEGAIYNIGFERGLNEWRKYLKTGGYIAVSESSWFTDERPADIHHFWVDAYPEIDTIPNQVAKIHKAGYLPVATFILPENCWTEHYFAPKVKAQEIFMNKYAGNKAAEEFNAMQSHEGELYRKYKEFYGYTFFIAKKR from the coding sequence ATGAGTAACAAAAATAAAACAATTGAGCTACACTCCAATGACCTCATGCTCGACCAAATGAGTGAACACACTTCGTCCTCGCCTAACCGGACAATTCATGAATTCGATTTAAGTTTAATCTGCGAATTTTTCTCCAATATGGAGCGGCAGGGGCCCGGGAGTCCTGAAGTCACTCTTAAAGCACTGAGTTTCATCGACAATCTGACCGAAAAATCCCGTATCGCCGATCTCGGTTGCGGTACAGGCGGACAGACAATGGTACTGGCTCAGCATGCACCCGGGCATTTTACCGGACTCGACTTGTTTCCCGAATTTATCGATATCTTCAACCGGAATGCAGAGCGGTTAGGTTTGCAGGACAGGGTAAAAGGTATTGCAGGCTCAATGGATGATCTTCCTTTTCAACATGAGGAGTTAGACCTTATCTGGTCCGAAGGAGCCATTTACAATATCGGTTTTGAACGGGGACTCAACGAGTGGCGTAAATACCTGAAAACAGGAGGATATATTGCTGTTTCCGAAAGTTCGTGGTTTACGGACGAACGGCCTGCAGATATCCACCATTTCTGGGTCGATGCGTATCCCGAAATAGATACCATCCCCAATCAGGTAGCCAAGATACATAAAGCAGGGTATCTTCCCGTCGCCACCTTTATTCTGCCGGAGAATTGCTGGACAGAGCATTACTTTGCTCCGAAGGTTAAAGCTCAGGAGATCTTTATGAATAAATATGCAGGAAATAAAGCAGCCGAAGAATTCAACGCAATGCAATCTCATGAAGGAGAATTGTACCGCAAGTATAAAGAATTCTACGGCTACACATTTTTCATAGCAAAAAAAAGATAG
- the rsgA gene encoding ribosome small subunit-dependent GTPase A, with protein MIHLNTYGWNEKLNQLKQGSIHRTLPHGRVAIVHRTCYDVISEDGLFQCELTGNMMYGKSDFELPCVGDWVIFQPFDESKGIIVDMLPRERTLYRKKSGTVADRQSIASFVDKAFIVQSLDDNFNVRRAERFMVQILEEHIKPVLVLNKADLDFDRQKVEEQIKHIASQMPVFFTSTHQPETILRLRESISEGETVVFVGSSGVGKSSLVNALCEKSVLLTSDISVSTGKGRHTSTRREMVLMDGSGVLIDTPGVREFGLAIDNPDSLAEMLDISDFAQSCRFKDCEHINEPGCAVLEAVNNGALDRKVYGSYLKLRREAWHFSTSEHEKRKRDKSFSKLVDEVKKRKAEL; from the coding sequence ATGATTCATTTAAATACATATGGTTGGAACGAAAAGTTAAACCAACTAAAACAAGGATCCATACATAGAACCTTGCCTCACGGACGGGTTGCCATTGTACATCGAACCTGTTATGACGTTATTTCCGAAGACGGACTGTTCCAGTGCGAACTCACCGGAAATATGATGTACGGTAAATCGGACTTTGAACTGCCTTGCGTGGGCGACTGGGTAATTTTTCAACCCTTCGACGAAAGTAAAGGGATTATAGTGGATATGTTACCGCGCGAACGAACCTTGTATCGCAAGAAAAGCGGAACAGTTGCCGACCGGCAGTCCATTGCTTCCTTTGTCGACAAGGCGTTTATCGTACAAAGCCTCGATGATAACTTCAACGTGCGCCGGGCCGAACGTTTTATGGTTCAGATACTGGAAGAGCATATCAAACCCGTACTGGTGCTCAATAAGGCCGACCTGGATTTCGACCGGCAGAAAGTGGAAGAGCAGATCAAACACATTGCCAGTCAGATGCCAGTATTTTTCACAAGTACACATCAACCCGAAACGATTCTCCGGCTACGGGAATCAATCTCGGAAGGCGAAACGGTTGTATTTGTCGGCTCTTCGGGTGTCGGGAAAAGTTCGTTGGTGAATGCACTTTGCGAAAAATCGGTATTGCTCACATCGGATATCAGCGTATCCACTGGAAAAGGTCGCCATACGTCGACCCGCCGGGAAATGGTGTTGATGGACGGTTCAGGTGTCTTAATCGACACTCCGGGCGTCCGGGAATTCGGCCTGGCTATCGATAATCCCGATTCACTCGCTGAAATGTTGGACATTTCCGACTTTGCACAATCGTGTCGTTTCAAGGATTGCGAGCATATCAACGAGCCCGGATGTGCTGTGTTAGAAGCCGTAAACAACGGTGCATTAGACCGTAAAGTCTATGGAAGCTATCTGAAACTCCGTCGGGAAGCATGGCACTTTTCTACTTCAGAACATGAAAAGCGCAAAAGGGATAAATCCTTTTCAAAACTCGTAGACGAAGTAAAGAAGCGCAAGGCTGAGCTTTGA
- the idi gene encoding isopentenyl-diphosphate Delta-isomerase, translating into MELTYSISATNNGNNNFYKDIAGLTDFVSTQAVPLFKVDIERYQQFIIDANIEECRSFDEYLLEIIMIGVLWRSYENEAKRTPIWQSRLLYKLYLVRKNNPKLKKTVDKVRGKMMTPMLYNKPEGSNLYFTGRSFGRLIGWLNATGEFFEETRRITNWFRYTKLLSASETDSLLKKAYDFAGWFEEVSKDKLGAYTRNVNPFIEKAKTEYRQREDYGLATRKEIEYHFNMVAAEILNRALRGKFMEAKRKVVLLPTCMRIVDDHACKAKPEGSEKKCICCHSQCNVGKVSASLKNYQIDAYLIPHSSNFSKTLKRWKEVPDVSLVGVACVLNLLLGGYEMISLGIPSQCVYLDFCGCKKHWDKKGIPTSLNTGHLLHILGVKEQHNKGKEQIALVNMNDEITGFEEKMRVHQKGLLHRAFSILIFNRKGELMLHRRAMDKYHSGGLWTNTCCSHLTQEERMDSYVHTRLQYEMGFDCELTFVKKFHYRIDFSYGMIENEIDHIYAGLYDKDPKPNSAEVCEWMWCDIKHLQADMDREPEKYTYWFKNIMVNHLEEAKNLFLSRFETC; encoded by the coding sequence ATGGAGCTCACCTACTCAATTAGTGCAACGAACAACGGCAATAATAATTTTTATAAAGACATTGCCGGACTCACGGATTTTGTATCAACACAGGCCGTACCTCTATTCAAGGTAGATATAGAAAGATATCAGCAGTTTATTATAGATGCAAATATTGAAGAGTGCAGATCATTTGATGAATATCTGCTCGAAATCATTATGATCGGAGTGCTGTGGCGTTCTTATGAAAATGAAGCGAAACGTACACCGATATGGCAAAGCCGGCTTTTATATAAGTTATATCTAGTGCGTAAAAACAATCCGAAATTGAAAAAAACAGTTGATAAGGTACGCGGAAAAATGATGACACCGATGCTCTATAACAAACCTGAAGGAAGTAACTTATATTTTACCGGCCGATCATTCGGCCGCCTGATAGGTTGGTTAAATGCCACCGGTGAATTTTTTGAGGAAACCCGAAGAATCACTAACTGGTTCAGATACACAAAATTGTTATCTGCCTCAGAAACGGACAGTTTGTTAAAAAAGGCCTACGATTTCGCAGGTTGGTTTGAAGAGGTATCCAAAGATAAATTAGGAGCTTATACCCGAAACGTCAATCCTTTTATCGAAAAAGCCAAAACCGAATACAGGCAGAGAGAAGACTATGGTCTGGCTACCCGTAAAGAGATCGAGTACCATTTTAACATGGTGGCTGCAGAAATCCTGAACAGGGCTTTGAGGGGGAAATTTATGGAAGCAAAACGTAAGGTAGTTTTACTACCTACCTGTATGCGCATAGTGGATGATCATGCCTGCAAAGCTAAACCGGAGGGTTCAGAAAAAAAATGTATCTGTTGCCATTCACAATGCAACGTTGGAAAAGTAAGTGCCTCCTTAAAAAATTACCAGATAGATGCTTACCTTATTCCTCACAGTTCGAACTTCTCAAAAACGCTGAAACGCTGGAAAGAGGTGCCGGATGTTTCATTGGTAGGTGTTGCCTGTGTATTAAATCTTTTGTTGGGAGGTTATGAAATGATCAGTCTGGGAATACCCTCCCAATGTGTGTATCTGGATTTTTGCGGATGTAAAAAACATTGGGATAAAAAAGGGATTCCCACATCGCTTAATACCGGACATTTATTACACATTTTGGGAGTGAAAGAACAACATAATAAAGGTAAGGAGCAAATTGCACTTGTAAATATGAATGATGAAATAACCGGATTTGAAGAAAAAATGCGGGTTCACCAGAAGGGCCTTCTGCACAGGGCATTTTCTATTCTCATTTTTAACCGCAAAGGAGAATTGATGCTACATCGCAGAGCTATGGATAAATATCACTCCGGCGGATTATGGACAAACACATGTTGTAGCCACCTCACTCAGGAAGAAAGAATGGATTCGTATGTACACACCAGATTACAATATGAAATGGGATTTGATTGTGAACTAACGTTCGTAAAAAAATTTCATTACAGAATAGATTTCAGCTATGGCATGATAGAAAATGAAATCGATCATATCTATGCCGGTTTATATGATAAAGATCCAAAACCTAATAGTGCAGAGGTTTGCGAATGGATGTGGTGCGACATCAAACATTTACAGGCAGACATGGATCGTGAGCCGGAGAAATATACCTATTGGTTTAAAAACATTATGGTAAATCATTTAGAAGAAGCAAAAAACTTATTTTTATCCAGGTTTGAGACTTGTTGA
- a CDS encoding TetR/AcrR family transcriptional regulator; helix-turn-helix transcriptional regulator — MKTAFMLFMQKSFKAVTLREIIARSGFSNGAFYHYFKTKEELFIEVANHYWFEFINLPFPAQEGITLKDFIQGSLERSEKVMDIIDKEFNIDSEGANFYSFIFEAYRIIPTFKERTLLAQNKELTIWMEVIASAKRSGEIKSDLDNEILAQYFVTISYGNAITRLINQDVGYMRKTMRLLWEGLYTMLKA; from the coding sequence ATGAAGACAGCCTTCATGCTTTTTATGCAAAAAAGTTTTAAGGCTGTTACACTCCGGGAAATTATTGCCAGGTCAGGCTTTTCTAACGGAGCTTTTTACCATTATTTTAAAACAAAGGAAGAACTTTTCATAGAAGTTGCTAACCATTATTGGTTTGAATTTATCAATCTTCCTTTTCCTGCACAGGAAGGAATCACCTTAAAAGATTTTATTCAGGGTTCTTTAGAACGAAGCGAAAAAGTGATGGATATAATTGATAAGGAATTCAATATAGATAGTGAAGGCGCAAATTTTTATTCTTTTATATTCGAGGCTTACCGGATTATTCCAACTTTTAAAGAAAGAACACTTCTTGCCCAGAATAAGGAGTTAACTATATGGATGGAGGTTATTGCCAGTGCCAAGCGATCAGGAGAGATTAAATCTGACCTGGATAATGAGATATTAGCCCAGTATTTTGTAACCATATCCTATGGGAATGCTATCACAAGGTTGATCAATCAGGATGTGGGTTATATGCGAAAGACCATGCGTTTATTGTGGGAAGGATTATATACCATGCTTAAAGCTTAG